The following nucleotide sequence is from Macaca fascicularis isolate 582-1 chromosome 15, T2T-MFA8v1.1.
AGATTGAAGGAGAAGTGGACCTCATTGGGATGGTGAGGCTGACAGAAACCAGGCAACCTTTTGTCCCCGAGAACAATCCAGAAGGGAACCACTGGTATTACCGGGACCTGGAAGCTATGGCCAGAATCACAGGCGCAGAGCCCATCTTCATTGACGCCAACTTCCGTACGTTGTGACCAGCCCACCCCGGAATAAGTAGCTTTTGTGAATAACTGTCCTTCCTCCTAACTCTCATTGCCCAGTCACTGCCGTGGCTTATGTTCTCGCATGTGTGTATATGGAGGGGGGGGCAGGCAGCAACTCAGCAAAGAGGAACCTCGGCAAGTACTGAGCAGACAAGGCTGGGGATGGTCACCCAAGGTAAAGGCCATACGCGACTTCCAACTGGCCACACAAAAATGACAACCACTAGGAAGTAGTGCAGAGGCTGGCAGGCAGCAGAGGGTGGACTTCAAGTCTGCTGTCTCTGCAGAGAGCACAGTTCCTGGAGGACCCATTGGAGGGCAAACCAGAGTTACTCTGAGGAATGAGCATCTGCAGTACATCGTGACCTGGTGAGTCCCCAGTGACCCTCTGGCTCCCTCCCCTTCAGCCCAGCAGCCTGCTAATGCCAGCTTTCTTTCAACCCCAAGGTATGGACTCTCTGCAGCTACATCATACCTGTGGTTTAAGAAATTTCTACGTGGGACACCTGGTGTGTGACAGATCAGCTGCTAAAGCCCTGTCCCTGAATAATGAAGTAAAAAGACTGCCTTTATGCTGGATCATGTGCTGCTGGTATAAAGTTCTGGCCTTCTACCTTAAATGAGCTCATGACTGGTTGATAATAAAATCCTGGCTTGGTTTCAGTCCAAAGAACTTTCCCAAAACTTGACACGCAAGTTACATATCTAGGAAACAAAACGCCTGGTGTAAGAATATATAAGGGCAGGaaggaccaggtgcggtggctcacttgaagtcaagagctgagaccagcctggctaacatgaatCAGCCAGCcacctgggatgctgaggcaccAGAATATCCTGAACCTGAAAGGCGAAGGTTGCtgtgagatcacatcactgcaactccagcctgggcaacagagtgaggctatctcaaaaaaaacggTACTTCTTAGCCCCAAATAAGATTCAACCGAAGATACTCAACAGACGCTGGCTGAaggaaaatttgaattttaattatttttatgtacagaaaacTCAACAGTGTACATTTAACCCAGCTTAGTGGCAAGTTCTTTAGCCTTTGCCTTTTCGAGCTTGGCGATACGAGCCACAGACTTGGGACCCAGGACATTGCCGCCCCAGTGACGGCGGAtctgaaaagacagaaagaggcGGTCAGCTTGACttgttttctgatattttcaaGGTTATTAGTTGCGTTATTCTGTGGGACTGTTACAAGCTGATCGTCAGAACTTCTCGTAAGTTAAGCCAGCCAGTTATTTGGTAAAATGATTTGTGCATGACAATATTTTGTGTAAAGCTCTTACCTCATCGTATCTGTCGTTGTAATTGGTCCTGATAGCTTCCACCAGCTTAGCCAAAGCGCCTTTGTCTTCCCTAAAAGGCA
It contains:
- the SURF1 gene encoding surfeit locus protein 1 isoform X2; this translates as MELKNMEYRPVKVKGCFDHSKELYMMPRTMVDPAREAWEAGRISSSTQSGAYVVTPFHCTDLGTTILVNRGFVPRKKVNPETRQKGQIEGEVDLIGMVRLTETRQPFVPENNPEGNHWYYRDLEAMARITGAEPIFIDANFQSTVPGGPIGGQTRVTLRNEHLQYIVTWYGLSAATSYLWFKKFLRGTPGV
- the RPL7A gene encoding large ribosomal subunit protein eL8, yielding MGVPYCIIKGKARLGRLVHRKTCTTVAFTQVNSEDKGALAKLVEAIRTNYNDRYDEIRRHWGGNVLGPKSVARIAKLEKAKAKELATKLG